Below is a genomic region from Actinoallomurus bryophytorum.
ACACGCGGGCCACGAGTTTGCCCGAACGGGCCAGTGTCACCGGGTTGACCGTGCCGGGCGCGAGGACCTCCGCGTCCGGGTTGAAGTACGGGTAGAACAGCGAGGCCGTCGCCTCCTGCACCACGATGACATCGGCCGCGCCGAGCAGTCGTATGGCCCTCAGCGTAAGCAGCTCCGGATCTCCCGGGCCGACACCGACAAACGCCACTCTGCCCGGCCGGCCGGACGGCTTCTTGGCCGGCCTGGCCGTGCCGCTCGCGGCGGCAGGGCTCTTGCTCGCGGGGCTCAAGATGTGCGCTCCCCCATCAACTGGTCGGCCCCCTCGGCGATCATCTGGGCCGCGAGATCGCGTCCCAGGCGCTCGGCCGTTTCCGGGTGGCCGCTTTTGGACAATCGGACCTGTCGTTCACCGTCGTACCCGGCAACGACGCCGATCAGATGCAGTGTTCGGTCTTCCAACGCAGCGTATGCGCCGACCGGAGCCGAACAACCCGCCTCAAGCCCGGCGAGCAGGGCACGCTCGGCCGTGACGGCGGCCCGGCTGGCGGGGTCGTCAAGCGTCGCGAGAATCTCTGTCAGGTCGGTACGGTCGGCCCGGCATTCGACCGCCAGGGCACCCTGACCGGGCGCCGGCAGCATCTGCGCCGGGTCGAAAACCTCCGAAACCGCCTCTACTCGGTCAATTCTCACCAGACCCGAGAAGGCAAGCACGATCGCGTCGAACTCCCCATCGGTCATCTTGCGCAGACGGGTGTCGGCGTTACCGCGGATCGGCACCACGTCCACGTCGTGCCGGAGTCCGCGTAGCAGGGCCATCCGCCGTGGCGAGCCGGTGCCGATGCGGGCGCCGCGCGGCAGGTCGGCCAGCTTGGCCGTCCCGCACAAGGCGTCGCGCGGGTCGTCGCGCAGGGGCACGGCCGCGAGCGTGATGCCCTCGGCCGGCAGCGTCGGCAGGTCCTTCAGCGAATGCACGGCGAAGTCCACCTCGCCGCTGAGGACCTTCTCGCGCAGCGCGCTGACGAAGACGCCGGTGCCGCCGATCTGGGCGAGGTCGGCCTTGGAGACGTCGCCTTCGGTGGTCACGCCCACGAGTTCGACCTCGTGGCCGGTACGGGCGGTGAGCGCGTCGGCGACGAGCCCCGACTGCGTCATGGCCATCAGGCTCCGCCGCGTACCCAGGCGGAGTTTCATGGGTCGCTCACCGCTCCTCACTCGCTCCGCGGCGGCATCGTTCCTCAGCCGCCACTCCGCTCGCTGCGTCGGGTTCGCTCCCGGTCTCACAGGACGTCCTCCGCCCGGATGACGGCCTCGGGTGCCTTGGGGTCGAGGTCGAACAGCTCCCGCAGCGCCTCGGTGTAGGTGTCGCCGTCCGGCGAGGCCGCCAGCTCCTTGACGCGTACGGTCGGAGCGTGCAGCAGCTTGTCCACCACGCGGCGCACCGTCTGAGCGACCTCCTCGCGCGCCTTGTCGTCCAGTCCGGGCAGCCGGCCGCCGAGGCGGCCCAGCTCGGAGTCGACCACCTCGGCCGCCTTGCTGCGCAGCGCCACGACGGTCGGCGCGACCGTGGCCGCGATCAGCCCGAGCTGGAACGCCTGGACCTCCTCGCAGACGATCCGGCGTACGGCCTCGGTGTCGGACGCGGCAGGCGCGTCATCGGCGTCGCGCAGGTCGTCCAGGGCGACCAGGGTGACGCCCGGCAGTTCGCGTACGGCGGGGTCGACGTCGTGCGGCAGCGCCAGATCCAGCAGGAAGACCGGGCCCTCGATCATGTCGGGGGTGATCACCAGCCCGATGGCGCCGGTGCAGGAGACGACGATGTCGGCCTCGGCCAGCGCGGACGGCAGTTCTGAGAGTTCGATCGCCCGGGCCGGCACCTCCGCCGAGCGTGCCAGGTGCAGGCCGCGCTCGTGGGTGCGGTTGGCGATGACGACCTCGCCGATGCCTTCGCGGGCGAGTGTGGCGACGGCCAGGGCGCTCATCGATCCGGCGCCGACGACCAGCGCCCGCCGGCCCTCCAGGGAGCCGGCCCGGCCCAGCCCGACGCTGACCAGCGACGCGCCCGCGCGGTCGATGCCGGTCTCGTTGCGGGCGCGCTTGCCGACCCGCAGCGCGTGCTGGACGACCTCGTTGAGTGCGCGGTCGACGGTGCCGTTCGCCTGGCCGATCTTG
It encodes:
- the hemC gene encoding hydroxymethylbilane synthase; this encodes MKLRLGTRRSLMAMTQSGLVADALTARTGHEVELVGVTTEGDVSKADLAQIGGTGVFVSALREKVLSGEVDFAVHSLKDLPTLPAEGITLAAVPLRDDPRDALCGTAKLADLPRGARIGTGSPRRMALLRGLRHDVDVVPIRGNADTRLRKMTDGEFDAIVLAFSGLVRIDRVEAVSEVFDPAQMLPAPGQGALAVECRADRTDLTEILATLDDPASRAAVTAERALLAGLEAGCSAPVGAYAALEDRTLHLIGVVAGYDGERQVRLSKSGHPETAERLGRDLAAQMIAEGADQLMGERTS
- a CDS encoding glutamyl-tRNA reductase yields the protein MSILVVGLSHRSAPVTLLERTAVTADELAKLLHDVHQTSSVTGALVVATCNRLEVYADVEKFHAGVSSISELLSRHSGVPLDELSRHLYVHYEERAVQHVFSVACGLDSMVIGEGQIAGQLRTALKIGQANGTVDRALNEVVQHALRVGKRARNETGIDRAGASLVSVGLGRAGSLEGRRALVVGAGSMSALAVATLAREGIGEVVIANRTHERGLHLARSAEVPARAIELSELPSALAEADIVVSCTGAIGLVITPDMIEGPVFLLDLALPHDVDPAVRELPGVTLVALDDLRDADDAPAASDTEAVRRIVCEEVQAFQLGLIAATVAPTVVALRSKAAEVVDSELGRLGGRLPGLDDKAREEVAQTVRRVVDKLLHAPTVRVKELAASPDGDTYTEALRELFDLDPKAPEAVIRAEDVL